A section of the Petrimonas sulfuriphila genome encodes:
- a CDS encoding glycosyltransferase family 2 protein, which yields MQTSTNQTGQYTFTIIVPVYNEEDNIARLEEKLSNYLPQSLYKTCVLFVNDGSTDDSGSRIHQMCDRHPGFFYIEMKRNGGLSAALKAGFDYCFSEYVGYMDADMQTDADDFNLLLPGLANCEFVTGIRANRKDSFFKNLQSKIANGYRRMMTGDGVSDTGCPLKVMYTDYAKRIPMFKGMHRFLPALILLQNGNVQQIPVRHYQRIAGKSKYHLWNRLTGPFIDCFAYRWMKKRYINYHIVASNLH from the coding sequence ATGCAGACCAGTACAAATCAAACGGGGCAGTACACCTTTACCATTATTGTCCCTGTTTATAATGAAGAAGACAACATTGCCCGGTTAGAAGAAAAACTCAGCAATTATTTGCCTCAGTCGCTTTATAAAACGTGTGTCTTGTTTGTGAACGATGGTTCAACGGACGATAGTGGAAGCCGCATACACCAGATGTGCGACAGACATCCCGGTTTTTTCTATATTGAGATGAAAAGAAACGGCGGGCTCAGTGCTGCGCTTAAAGCTGGCTTCGATTACTGCTTTTCGGAATACGTAGGGTACATGGATGCGGATATGCAAACCGATGCGGATGATTTTAACCTTCTGCTCCCCGGTTTGGCTAATTGTGAATTTGTTACGGGTATTCGTGCCAACCGCAAGGATTCTTTTTTCAAAAACCTGCAATCGAAGATAGCGAACGGTTACCGGCGGATGATGACGGGAGATGGTGTTTCTGATACGGGGTGCCCGCTTAAAGTGATGTATACAGATTATGCCAAGCGTATTCCTATGTTCAAGGGGATGCACCGGTTTCTTCCGGCGCTCATTTTGTTGCAGAACGGCAACGTGCAACAAATTCCTGTAAGGCATTATCAACGTATAGCGGGAAAATCGAAATATCATTTGTGGAATCGCCTCACCGGGCCTTTTATCGACTGTTTTGCCTATCGGTGGATGAAGAAAAGGTACATAAACTACCACATCGTTGCCAGTAATTTACATTGA
- a CDS encoding SH3 domain-containing protein, whose protein sequence is MALQEKYKELVDLARQYGATVSDEGNVLRVRGEVPSGALKDKMWEIYDRIDPNFKNNDLILDVNVKATEGGKVKVVTRESNLNIRKGPGTDQPIVGKAAHGDVITLISKANDQWWLVRDNDGEEGYCYSQYLEPVR, encoded by the coding sequence ATGGCATTACAGGAAAAATACAAGGAACTGGTTGACCTTGCCCGGCAATATGGCGCAACCGTAAGTGATGAAGGCAACGTGTTAAGAGTGAGGGGAGAGGTCCCCTCGGGTGCTTTGAAAGACAAAATGTGGGAAATCTACGACAGGATTGATCCCAATTTTAAAAACAACGACCTGATACTCGACGTAAATGTTAAAGCCACCGAAGGTGGAAAAGTAAAAGTGGTTACCCGTGAGAGCAACCTGAACATCCGTAAAGGCCCTGGAACGGACCAGCCGATTGTGGGAAAAGCAGCTCACGGAGATGTGATCACGCTTATCAGCAAAGCGAACGACCAATGGTGGTTGGTACGTGACAACGACGGTGAAGAGGGGTATTGCTACTCCCAGTACCTTGAACCCGTACGGTAG
- a CDS encoding lipid-A-disaccharide synthase N-terminal domain-containing protein, giving the protein MQGSPAWVYAIGFLAQAFFSARLLYQWIVTEKAKKVLSPAAFWVLSIFGSYLLFIYGVLRNDFAIILGQFISYYIYLWNLDLKGLWKGLPFALKSILLLTPLAATFFLMRDIPAFAAAFFQNKNVPFWLLVFGSVGQVLFTFRFIYQWIYSTHRRESALPIGFWVISLLGSASIIAYGIFRLDPVLILGQSFGFVAYIRNIMIDYSNKKHISDEE; this is encoded by the coding sequence ATGCAAGGAAGTCCGGCCTGGGTATACGCGATTGGTTTTCTGGCGCAAGCTTTTTTTTCGGCACGGCTGTTGTACCAATGGATTGTCACCGAAAAGGCCAAAAAAGTACTTTCACCTGCTGCATTCTGGGTACTAAGTATTTTTGGATCGTACCTGCTGTTTATTTACGGTGTGCTCAGGAATGATTTTGCGATTATTCTGGGGCAGTTTATTTCGTATTACATCTATTTATGGAACCTCGATCTGAAAGGGCTCTGGAAGGGCCTCCCTTTTGCATTAAAATCCATTCTGTTGCTCACCCCCCTCGCAGCTACGTTTTTCCTGATGCGGGATATTCCGGCCTTTGCCGCCGCATTTTTTCAGAACAAGAATGTTCCTTTCTGGTTGTTGGTCTTCGGTTCTGTCGGCCAGGTCCTGTTTACTTTCCGGTTTATTTATCAATGGATATATTCGACACATCGTCGTGAATCTGCACTGCCCATTGGCTTCTGGGTGATCAGCCTGTTGGGATCGGCCAGCATCATTGCCTACGGGATTTTCCGGCTCGATCCGGTATTGATTCTCGGACAATCGTTTGGTTTCGTGGCGTATATCCGGAATATAATGATTGATTATTCAAACAAAAAACATATATCGGATGAAGAATAA